The Strix aluco isolate bStrAlu1 chromosome Z, bStrAlu1.hap1, whole genome shotgun sequence genome contains a region encoding:
- the LOC141918238 gene encoding electroneutral sodium bicarbonate exchanger 1-like isoform X3 has translation MPEAASANQAVVDQRHDEEAEIDRGNVSNVFSIHCEREDLEGHRTLPVGVWMPLVRQSHWHHPSHSQKHREWEQEKDSAPTEPGYHYTPSQQVQFILGTEEDDQHVPHDLFTELDEICVKEGKDAEWKETARWLKFEEDVEDGGERWSKPYVATLSLHSLFELRSCILNGTVLLNVCANSIEEIADMILGQQEQSTEFDEHVRAKVREVLMKKHHHQDEKKGKKLFNIAHFFADESKKPPDLHALDKPAAEAKNGENQETGTMGLSKAELRFLKKIPAGAEVSNVLVGELDFLQQPIVAFVRLTPAVLLSGMTEVPIPTRFLFVVLGPEGKGHQYHEIGRSMATVMTEEVFHNVAYKAQNRADLVAGVDEFLDQVMVLPPGEWDPSIRIEPPENVPSQQKRTMPGAPDDNASHSELEKHSSPELERTGRLFGGLIRDVKRKAPWFWSDFRDGLRLQCLASFLFLYCACMSPIITFGGLLGEATDNHISAMESLLGASMTGMVYSLFAGQPLTILGSTGPVLVFEQILYKFCKEYALSYLSLRACIGLWTAFFCIVLVATDASSLVCYITRFTEEAFASLICLIFIYEALEKLSHLREIYPVHTHSKLDLLTTYYCKCEAPTHPSNKTLRFWESNNINVSGIAWENLTVTECRYLHGEFQGPACGHNGPYAPNVLFWCCILFFSTFVLSSFLKKFKTSRYFPTRVRSTVSDFAVFLTIVIMVLMDFMVGIPSPKLHVPHMFKPTRDDRGWFINPIGPNPWWTVLAALVPALLCTILIFMDQQITAVIVNRKEHRLKKGCGYHLDLFIVAVMLGVCSVMGLPWFVAATVLSITHVNSLKVESKCSAPGEQPKFLGLREQRVTGLMIFVLMGCSIFFTSLLKLIPMPVLYGIFLYMGVSSLRGIQFFDRLKLFCMPAKHQPDFLYLRHVPLRKVHLFTVIQLVCLVLLWAIKVTPAAIIFPVMDLALIFVRKMMDFCFSKRELSFLDDLMPEGKLLDSAKNEAKREEEPQKMMEAAVAKSVQLKLGKTSDSATPKQSSDRPAPCGFGIWDDTLETTLETTV, from the exons atgccagaagctgcaagtgccaaccaagctgtggtggaccag AGACACGATGAAGAGGCAGAGATTGACCGGGGAAACGTGAGCAACGTTTTCAGTATTCACTGTGAGAGGGAGGATTTGGAAG gCCACCGGACCCTGCCCGTGGGCGTGTGGATGCCGCTGGTGAGGCAGAGCCACTGGCACCACCCATCCCACAGCCAGAAGCATCGGGAATGGGAGCAGGAGAAGGACTCTGCCCCGACGGAGCCGGGCTACCACT ACACCCCATCCCAGCAGGTGCAGTTCATCCTGGGGACCGAGGAGGACGATCAGCACGTCCCCCATGACTTGTTCACTGAGCTGGATGAAATCTGTGTGAAAGAGGGTAAAGATGCCGAGTGGAAGGAAACAGCACG GTGGCTGAAGTTTGAGGAGGACGTGGAAGATGGCGGCGAGCGCTGGAGCAAGCCCTACGTGGCCACGCTGTCCTTGCACAGCCTCTTTGAGCTGAGGAGCTGCATCCTCAACGGCACGGTGCTGCTGAATGTTTGTGCCAACAGCATTGAAGAGATCGCAG ACATGATCCTGGGCCAGCAAGAACAGTCCACGGAGTTTGACGAGCACGTGCGGGCGAAGGTTCGAGAAGTTCTTATGAAGAAGCATCACCATCAggatgagaaaaaaggaaaaaagctttttaacaTTGCCCACTTCTTTGCTGATGAGAGCAAGAAGCCGCCAGACCTGCATGCCCTCGACAAGCCAG CTGCAGAAGCTAAAAATGGGGAGAACCAAGAGACCGGCACAATGGGTTTAAGCAAG GCGGAGCTGCGCTTCCTGAAGAAAATTCCCGCCGGCGCTGAAGTGTCCAACGTGCTCGTAGGAGAGCTGGATTTCCTTCAGCAGCCCATCGTGGCATTTGTCCGCCTGACCCCGGCTGTCCTCCTCTCCGGCATGACAGAAGTTCCCATCCCAACAAG GTTCCTGTTTGTTGTGCTCGGACCAGAAGGAAAAGGCCATCAGTACCATGAGATCGGCAGGTCCATGGCTACTGTCATGACAGAGGAG GTTTTCCACAACGTGGCCTATAAAGCCCAGAACCGGGCTGACCTCGTGGCCGGCGTTGATGAGTTCCTGGATCAGGTCATGGTCTTGCCGCCAGGAGAGTGGGATCCATCGATCCGAATCGAGCCCCCGGAAAACGTCCCTTCGCAG CAAAAAAGGACGATGCCGGGAGCTCCCGATGACAATGCTTCTCACAGCGAACTGGAGAAACACAGCAGTCCTGAACTGGAGCGAACGGGAAG GCTCTTCGGAGGTTTGATCCGGGATGTGAAGCGGAAAGCCCCGTGGTTCTGGAGCGACTTTCGGGATGGTCTGAGGCTGCAGTGTCTGGcgtccttcctcttcctctactGTGCCTGCATGTCCCCCATCATCACCTtcggggggctgctgggggaggcGACCGATAACCACATC AGTGCCATGGAGTCGCTGCTGGGCGCGTCCATGACCGGCATGGTGTATTCCCTCTTTGCCGGTCAACCTCTCACCATCCTCGGCAGCACCGGACCTGTCCTTGTCTTCGAGCAGATCCTCTACAAATTCTGCAA GGAGTACGCGCTCTCCTATCTCTCTCTGCGGGCGTGCATCGGGCTGTGGACCGCCTTCTTCTGCATCGTGCTGGTGGCCACTGACGCCAGCTCTCTGGTGTGCTACATCACCCGCTTCACTGAAGAAGCCTTCGCCTCCCTCATCTGCCTTATCTTCATCTACGAGGCTCTGGAGAAGCTGAGTCACCTGCGGGAGATCTACCCTGTGCACACGCACAGCAAGCTCGACTTGCTCACCACCTACTA ctgtAAGTGTGAGGCACCGACCCATCCCAGCAACAAAACCCTGCGCTTCTGGGAGAGCAACAACATCAACGTGTCTGGCATCGCCTGGGAAAACCTCACGGTGACT GAATGTCGATATTTGCATGGAGAGTTTCAAGGACCTGCCTGTGGACACAACGGCCCCTACGCGCCCAATGTCCTCTTCTGGTGCTGCATCCTCTTCTTCTCCACCTTTGTGCTGTCGAGCTTCTTGAAGAAGTTTAAAACCAGCCGTTACTTCCCAACCCGA GTACGGTCCACAGTAAGTGACTTTGCTGTTTTCCTCACCATCGTCATCATGGTGCTCATGGACTTCATGGTTGGGATCCCGTCCCCGAAGCTCCACGTCCCCCATATGTTCAAG CCTACCAGAGACGACCGCGGGTGGTTCATCAACCCCATAGGACCCAACCCTTGGTGGACGGTGTTGGCTGCGCTcgtcccagctctgctctgcaccatcTTGATCTTCATGGACCAGCAGATCACTGCTGTTATTGTGAACAGGAAGGAGCACAGGCTGAAG AAAGGATGCGGGTACCACCTGGACCTTTTCATCGTGGCCGTGATGCTCGGGGTGTGCTCCGTGATGGGGCTGCCCTGGTTTGTGGCTGCGACCGTCCTGTCCATCACCCACGTGAACAGCCTCAAAGTAGAGTCCAAGTGCTCAGCTCCAGGAGAACAACCCAAGTTTCTGGGGCTACGAGAGCAGAGGGTCACTGGCTTGATGATCTTTGTGCTCATGGGCtgctccatcttcttcacttctctGTTAAAG ttgatACCAATGCCTGTGCTTTATGGCATCTTTCTCTACATGGGCGTGTCGTCGCTCAGAGGAATTCAG ttctttGACCGCTTGAAGCTGTTTTGCATGCCGGCAAAACACCAGCCGGATTTCCTCTACCTGCGGCACGTCCCCTTGCGAAAGGTGCATCTCTTCACTGTGATCCAGCTGGTCTGCCTTGTCCTGCTCTGGGCCATCAAGGTGACCCCTGCCGCCATCATCTTCCCCGTGATG GATTTGGCTCTCATTTTTGTCCGGAAGATGATGGATTTCTGCTTCTCGAAGCGAGAGCTCAGCTTTCTGGATGACCTTATGCCAGAAGGAAAGTTGTTGGACAGTGCCAAGAATGAAGCCAAAAGAGAAGAG GAGCCCCAGAAGATGATGGAAGCTGCTGTTGCAAAGTCAGTTCAGTTGAAACTGGGGAAGACCAGTGACTCAGCTACCCCAAAGCAAAGCAGTGACAG GCCGGCTCCCTGCGGATTTGGTATCTGGGATGACACGTTGGAAACCACGTTGGAAACCACCGTGTAA
- the LOC141918238 gene encoding electroneutral sodium bicarbonate exchanger 1-like isoform X1, with product MIMQLAPCPLQDTSCAQLLCGFDLRHDEEAEIDRGNVSNVFSIHCEREDLEGHRTLPVGVWMPLVRQSHWHHPSHSQKHREWEQEKDSAPTEPGYHYTPSQQVQFILGTEEDDQHVPHDLFTELDEICVKEGKDAEWKETARWLKFEEDVEDGGERWSKPYVATLSLHSLFELRSCILNGTVLLNVCANSIEEIADMILGQQEQSTEFDEHVRAKVREVLMKKHHHQDEKKGKKLFNIAHFFADESKKPPDLHALDKPAAEAKNGENQETGTMGLSKAELRFLKKIPAGAEVSNVLVGELDFLQQPIVAFVRLTPAVLLSGMTEVPIPTRFLFVVLGPEGKGHQYHEIGRSMATVMTEEVFHNVAYKAQNRADLVAGVDEFLDQVMVLPPGEWDPSIRIEPPENVPSQQKRTMPGAPDDNASHSELEKHSSPELERTGRLFGGLIRDVKRKAPWFWSDFRDGLRLQCLASFLFLYCACMSPIITFGGLLGEATDNHISAMESLLGASMTGMVYSLFAGQPLTILGSTGPVLVFEQILYKFCKEYALSYLSLRACIGLWTAFFCIVLVATDASSLVCYITRFTEEAFASLICLIFIYEALEKLSHLREIYPVHTHSKLDLLTTYYCKCEAPTHPSNKTLRFWESNNINVSGIAWENLTVTECRYLHGEFQGPACGHNGPYAPNVLFWCCILFFSTFVLSSFLKKFKTSRYFPTRVRSTVSDFAVFLTIVIMVLMDFMVGIPSPKLHVPHMFKPTRDDRGWFINPIGPNPWWTVLAALVPALLCTILIFMDQQITAVIVNRKEHRLKKGCGYHLDLFIVAVMLGVCSVMGLPWFVAATVLSITHVNSLKVESKCSAPGEQPKFLGLREQRVTGLMIFVLMGCSIFFTSLLKLIPMPVLYGIFLYMGVSSLRGIQFFDRLKLFCMPAKHQPDFLYLRHVPLRKVHLFTVIQLVCLVLLWAIKVTPAAIIFPVMDLALIFVRKMMDFCFSKRELSFLDDLMPEGKLLDSAKNEAKREEEPQKMMEAAVAKSVQLKLGKTSDSATPKQSSDRPAPCGFGIWDDTLETTLETTV from the exons ATGAtaatgcagctgg ctccatgtcctctgcaagacaccagctgtgcccagttactctgtgggttcgatctg AGACACGATGAAGAGGCAGAGATTGACCGGGGAAACGTGAGCAACGTTTTCAGTATTCACTGTGAGAGGGAGGATTTGGAAG gCCACCGGACCCTGCCCGTGGGCGTGTGGATGCCGCTGGTGAGGCAGAGCCACTGGCACCACCCATCCCACAGCCAGAAGCATCGGGAATGGGAGCAGGAGAAGGACTCTGCCCCGACGGAGCCGGGCTACCACT ACACCCCATCCCAGCAGGTGCAGTTCATCCTGGGGACCGAGGAGGACGATCAGCACGTCCCCCATGACTTGTTCACTGAGCTGGATGAAATCTGTGTGAAAGAGGGTAAAGATGCCGAGTGGAAGGAAACAGCACG GTGGCTGAAGTTTGAGGAGGACGTGGAAGATGGCGGCGAGCGCTGGAGCAAGCCCTACGTGGCCACGCTGTCCTTGCACAGCCTCTTTGAGCTGAGGAGCTGCATCCTCAACGGCACGGTGCTGCTGAATGTTTGTGCCAACAGCATTGAAGAGATCGCAG ACATGATCCTGGGCCAGCAAGAACAGTCCACGGAGTTTGACGAGCACGTGCGGGCGAAGGTTCGAGAAGTTCTTATGAAGAAGCATCACCATCAggatgagaaaaaaggaaaaaagctttttaacaTTGCCCACTTCTTTGCTGATGAGAGCAAGAAGCCGCCAGACCTGCATGCCCTCGACAAGCCAG CTGCAGAAGCTAAAAATGGGGAGAACCAAGAGACCGGCACAATGGGTTTAAGCAAG GCGGAGCTGCGCTTCCTGAAGAAAATTCCCGCCGGCGCTGAAGTGTCCAACGTGCTCGTAGGAGAGCTGGATTTCCTTCAGCAGCCCATCGTGGCATTTGTCCGCCTGACCCCGGCTGTCCTCCTCTCCGGCATGACAGAAGTTCCCATCCCAACAAG GTTCCTGTTTGTTGTGCTCGGACCAGAAGGAAAAGGCCATCAGTACCATGAGATCGGCAGGTCCATGGCTACTGTCATGACAGAGGAG GTTTTCCACAACGTGGCCTATAAAGCCCAGAACCGGGCTGACCTCGTGGCCGGCGTTGATGAGTTCCTGGATCAGGTCATGGTCTTGCCGCCAGGAGAGTGGGATCCATCGATCCGAATCGAGCCCCCGGAAAACGTCCCTTCGCAG CAAAAAAGGACGATGCCGGGAGCTCCCGATGACAATGCTTCTCACAGCGAACTGGAGAAACACAGCAGTCCTGAACTGGAGCGAACGGGAAG GCTCTTCGGAGGTTTGATCCGGGATGTGAAGCGGAAAGCCCCGTGGTTCTGGAGCGACTTTCGGGATGGTCTGAGGCTGCAGTGTCTGGcgtccttcctcttcctctactGTGCCTGCATGTCCCCCATCATCACCTtcggggggctgctgggggaggcGACCGATAACCACATC AGTGCCATGGAGTCGCTGCTGGGCGCGTCCATGACCGGCATGGTGTATTCCCTCTTTGCCGGTCAACCTCTCACCATCCTCGGCAGCACCGGACCTGTCCTTGTCTTCGAGCAGATCCTCTACAAATTCTGCAA GGAGTACGCGCTCTCCTATCTCTCTCTGCGGGCGTGCATCGGGCTGTGGACCGCCTTCTTCTGCATCGTGCTGGTGGCCACTGACGCCAGCTCTCTGGTGTGCTACATCACCCGCTTCACTGAAGAAGCCTTCGCCTCCCTCATCTGCCTTATCTTCATCTACGAGGCTCTGGAGAAGCTGAGTCACCTGCGGGAGATCTACCCTGTGCACACGCACAGCAAGCTCGACTTGCTCACCACCTACTA ctgtAAGTGTGAGGCACCGACCCATCCCAGCAACAAAACCCTGCGCTTCTGGGAGAGCAACAACATCAACGTGTCTGGCATCGCCTGGGAAAACCTCACGGTGACT GAATGTCGATATTTGCATGGAGAGTTTCAAGGACCTGCCTGTGGACACAACGGCCCCTACGCGCCCAATGTCCTCTTCTGGTGCTGCATCCTCTTCTTCTCCACCTTTGTGCTGTCGAGCTTCTTGAAGAAGTTTAAAACCAGCCGTTACTTCCCAACCCGA GTACGGTCCACAGTAAGTGACTTTGCTGTTTTCCTCACCATCGTCATCATGGTGCTCATGGACTTCATGGTTGGGATCCCGTCCCCGAAGCTCCACGTCCCCCATATGTTCAAG CCTACCAGAGACGACCGCGGGTGGTTCATCAACCCCATAGGACCCAACCCTTGGTGGACGGTGTTGGCTGCGCTcgtcccagctctgctctgcaccatcTTGATCTTCATGGACCAGCAGATCACTGCTGTTATTGTGAACAGGAAGGAGCACAGGCTGAAG AAAGGATGCGGGTACCACCTGGACCTTTTCATCGTGGCCGTGATGCTCGGGGTGTGCTCCGTGATGGGGCTGCCCTGGTTTGTGGCTGCGACCGTCCTGTCCATCACCCACGTGAACAGCCTCAAAGTAGAGTCCAAGTGCTCAGCTCCAGGAGAACAACCCAAGTTTCTGGGGCTACGAGAGCAGAGGGTCACTGGCTTGATGATCTTTGTGCTCATGGGCtgctccatcttcttcacttctctGTTAAAG ttgatACCAATGCCTGTGCTTTATGGCATCTTTCTCTACATGGGCGTGTCGTCGCTCAGAGGAATTCAG ttctttGACCGCTTGAAGCTGTTTTGCATGCCGGCAAAACACCAGCCGGATTTCCTCTACCTGCGGCACGTCCCCTTGCGAAAGGTGCATCTCTTCACTGTGATCCAGCTGGTCTGCCTTGTCCTGCTCTGGGCCATCAAGGTGACCCCTGCCGCCATCATCTTCCCCGTGATG GATTTGGCTCTCATTTTTGTCCGGAAGATGATGGATTTCTGCTTCTCGAAGCGAGAGCTCAGCTTTCTGGATGACCTTATGCCAGAAGGAAAGTTGTTGGACAGTGCCAAGAATGAAGCCAAAAGAGAAGAG GAGCCCCAGAAGATGATGGAAGCTGCTGTTGCAAAGTCAGTTCAGTTGAAACTGGGGAAGACCAGTGACTCAGCTACCCCAAAGCAAAGCAGTGACAG GCCGGCTCCCTGCGGATTTGGTATCTGGGATGACACGTTGGAAACCACGTTGGAAACCACCGTGTAA
- the LOC141918238 gene encoding electroneutral sodium bicarbonate exchanger 1-like isoform X5: MPLVRQSHWHHPSHSQKHREWEQEKDSAPTEPGYHYTPSQQVQFILGTEEDDQHVPHDLFTELDEICVKEGKDAEWKETARWLKFEEDVEDGGERWSKPYVATLSLHSLFELRSCILNGTVLLNVCANSIEEIADMILGQQEQSTEFDEHVRAKVREVLMKKHHHQDEKKGKKLFNIAHFFADESKKPPDLHALDKPAAEAKNGENQETGTMGLSKAELRFLKKIPAGAEVSNVLVGELDFLQQPIVAFVRLTPAVLLSGMTEVPIPTRFLFVVLGPEGKGHQYHEIGRSMATVMTEEVFHNVAYKAQNRADLVAGVDEFLDQVMVLPPGEWDPSIRIEPPENVPSQQKRTMPGAPDDNASHSELEKHSSPELERTGRLFGGLIRDVKRKAPWFWSDFRDGLRLQCLASFLFLYCACMSPIITFGGLLGEATDNHISAMESLLGASMTGMVYSLFAGQPLTILGSTGPVLVFEQILYKFCKEYALSYLSLRACIGLWTAFFCIVLVATDASSLVCYITRFTEEAFASLICLIFIYEALEKLSHLREIYPVHTHSKLDLLTTYYCKCEAPTHPSNKTLRFWESNNINVSGIAWENLTVTECRYLHGEFQGPACGHNGPYAPNVLFWCCILFFSTFVLSSFLKKFKTSRYFPTRVRSTVSDFAVFLTIVIMVLMDFMVGIPSPKLHVPHMFKPTRDDRGWFINPIGPNPWWTVLAALVPALLCTILIFMDQQITAVIVNRKEHRLKKGCGYHLDLFIVAVMLGVCSVMGLPWFVAATVLSITHVNSLKVESKCSAPGEQPKFLGLREQRVTGLMIFVLMGCSIFFTSLLKLIPMPVLYGIFLYMGVSSLRGIQFFDRLKLFCMPAKHQPDFLYLRHVPLRKVHLFTVIQLVCLVLLWAIKVTPAAIIFPVMDLALIFVRKMMDFCFSKRELSFLDDLMPEGKLLDSAKNEAKREEEPQKMMEAAVAKSVQLKLGKTSDSATPKQSSDRPAPCGFGIWDDTLETTLETTV; this comes from the exons ATGCCGCTGGTGAGGCAGAGCCACTGGCACCACCCATCCCACAGCCAGAAGCATCGGGAATGGGAGCAGGAGAAGGACTCTGCCCCGACGGAGCCGGGCTACCACT ACACCCCATCCCAGCAGGTGCAGTTCATCCTGGGGACCGAGGAGGACGATCAGCACGTCCCCCATGACTTGTTCACTGAGCTGGATGAAATCTGTGTGAAAGAGGGTAAAGATGCCGAGTGGAAGGAAACAGCACG GTGGCTGAAGTTTGAGGAGGACGTGGAAGATGGCGGCGAGCGCTGGAGCAAGCCCTACGTGGCCACGCTGTCCTTGCACAGCCTCTTTGAGCTGAGGAGCTGCATCCTCAACGGCACGGTGCTGCTGAATGTTTGTGCCAACAGCATTGAAGAGATCGCAG ACATGATCCTGGGCCAGCAAGAACAGTCCACGGAGTTTGACGAGCACGTGCGGGCGAAGGTTCGAGAAGTTCTTATGAAGAAGCATCACCATCAggatgagaaaaaaggaaaaaagctttttaacaTTGCCCACTTCTTTGCTGATGAGAGCAAGAAGCCGCCAGACCTGCATGCCCTCGACAAGCCAG CTGCAGAAGCTAAAAATGGGGAGAACCAAGAGACCGGCACAATGGGTTTAAGCAAG GCGGAGCTGCGCTTCCTGAAGAAAATTCCCGCCGGCGCTGAAGTGTCCAACGTGCTCGTAGGAGAGCTGGATTTCCTTCAGCAGCCCATCGTGGCATTTGTCCGCCTGACCCCGGCTGTCCTCCTCTCCGGCATGACAGAAGTTCCCATCCCAACAAG GTTCCTGTTTGTTGTGCTCGGACCAGAAGGAAAAGGCCATCAGTACCATGAGATCGGCAGGTCCATGGCTACTGTCATGACAGAGGAG GTTTTCCACAACGTGGCCTATAAAGCCCAGAACCGGGCTGACCTCGTGGCCGGCGTTGATGAGTTCCTGGATCAGGTCATGGTCTTGCCGCCAGGAGAGTGGGATCCATCGATCCGAATCGAGCCCCCGGAAAACGTCCCTTCGCAG CAAAAAAGGACGATGCCGGGAGCTCCCGATGACAATGCTTCTCACAGCGAACTGGAGAAACACAGCAGTCCTGAACTGGAGCGAACGGGAAG GCTCTTCGGAGGTTTGATCCGGGATGTGAAGCGGAAAGCCCCGTGGTTCTGGAGCGACTTTCGGGATGGTCTGAGGCTGCAGTGTCTGGcgtccttcctcttcctctactGTGCCTGCATGTCCCCCATCATCACCTtcggggggctgctgggggaggcGACCGATAACCACATC AGTGCCATGGAGTCGCTGCTGGGCGCGTCCATGACCGGCATGGTGTATTCCCTCTTTGCCGGTCAACCTCTCACCATCCTCGGCAGCACCGGACCTGTCCTTGTCTTCGAGCAGATCCTCTACAAATTCTGCAA GGAGTACGCGCTCTCCTATCTCTCTCTGCGGGCGTGCATCGGGCTGTGGACCGCCTTCTTCTGCATCGTGCTGGTGGCCACTGACGCCAGCTCTCTGGTGTGCTACATCACCCGCTTCACTGAAGAAGCCTTCGCCTCCCTCATCTGCCTTATCTTCATCTACGAGGCTCTGGAGAAGCTGAGTCACCTGCGGGAGATCTACCCTGTGCACACGCACAGCAAGCTCGACTTGCTCACCACCTACTA ctgtAAGTGTGAGGCACCGACCCATCCCAGCAACAAAACCCTGCGCTTCTGGGAGAGCAACAACATCAACGTGTCTGGCATCGCCTGGGAAAACCTCACGGTGACT GAATGTCGATATTTGCATGGAGAGTTTCAAGGACCTGCCTGTGGACACAACGGCCCCTACGCGCCCAATGTCCTCTTCTGGTGCTGCATCCTCTTCTTCTCCACCTTTGTGCTGTCGAGCTTCTTGAAGAAGTTTAAAACCAGCCGTTACTTCCCAACCCGA GTACGGTCCACAGTAAGTGACTTTGCTGTTTTCCTCACCATCGTCATCATGGTGCTCATGGACTTCATGGTTGGGATCCCGTCCCCGAAGCTCCACGTCCCCCATATGTTCAAG CCTACCAGAGACGACCGCGGGTGGTTCATCAACCCCATAGGACCCAACCCTTGGTGGACGGTGTTGGCTGCGCTcgtcccagctctgctctgcaccatcTTGATCTTCATGGACCAGCAGATCACTGCTGTTATTGTGAACAGGAAGGAGCACAGGCTGAAG AAAGGATGCGGGTACCACCTGGACCTTTTCATCGTGGCCGTGATGCTCGGGGTGTGCTCCGTGATGGGGCTGCCCTGGTTTGTGGCTGCGACCGTCCTGTCCATCACCCACGTGAACAGCCTCAAAGTAGAGTCCAAGTGCTCAGCTCCAGGAGAACAACCCAAGTTTCTGGGGCTACGAGAGCAGAGGGTCACTGGCTTGATGATCTTTGTGCTCATGGGCtgctccatcttcttcacttctctGTTAAAG ttgatACCAATGCCTGTGCTTTATGGCATCTTTCTCTACATGGGCGTGTCGTCGCTCAGAGGAATTCAG ttctttGACCGCTTGAAGCTGTTTTGCATGCCGGCAAAACACCAGCCGGATTTCCTCTACCTGCGGCACGTCCCCTTGCGAAAGGTGCATCTCTTCACTGTGATCCAGCTGGTCTGCCTTGTCCTGCTCTGGGCCATCAAGGTGACCCCTGCCGCCATCATCTTCCCCGTGATG GATTTGGCTCTCATTTTTGTCCGGAAGATGATGGATTTCTGCTTCTCGAAGCGAGAGCTCAGCTTTCTGGATGACCTTATGCCAGAAGGAAAGTTGTTGGACAGTGCCAAGAATGAAGCCAAAAGAGAAGAG GAGCCCCAGAAGATGATGGAAGCTGCTGTTGCAAAGTCAGTTCAGTTGAAACTGGGGAAGACCAGTGACTCAGCTACCCCAAAGCAAAGCAGTGACAG GCCGGCTCCCTGCGGATTTGGTATCTGGGATGACACGTTGGAAACCACGTTGGAAACCACCGTGTAA